A single region of the Massilia sp. erpn genome encodes:
- a CDS encoding M56 family metallopeptidase yields the protein MSGLIEALGWTLLDFLWQGALLGAAAVLTLGLLRHARPQQRYAAAGLFLALCLLWPLLSLHGRLQAMVAAGSAGDAASLFTVYAPAEHWQALVQRSLPLLVALWALCIAALGLRSGLGLWWLGRAIRLGGRHPVWQARLTQLARDCGLHRPVRLRVVDGLPSPVTAGWWRPVVLLPASLLSGLPPELMEALLAHELAHIRRHDYLINLLQNAVETLLFYHPVVWWLSQRIRAERELIADDLAASQLGEPRRLALALSELEKLQFSTQRLALAANGGDLMARIKHLVQPEPYRVNWKAVLPALGLAAACLGGFANATTDQLVSKPDTSAVADFTSCKKPVWPQAALAEQRTGTVTLGFVIGADGKVKSSEVRKSSGHADLDQAARDGIALCAFKPARHQGKAVASRTKMQYVWTLD from the coding sequence ATGAGCGGCCTGATCGAAGCGCTGGGCTGGACCCTGCTCGACTTTCTGTGGCAGGGCGCGCTGCTGGGCGCGGCGGCGGTCCTGACCCTGGGCTTGCTGCGCCATGCACGGCCGCAGCAGCGCTATGCGGCGGCCGGCCTGTTCCTGGCACTGTGCCTGCTGTGGCCACTGCTCAGCCTGCATGGCCGCCTGCAAGCCATGGTGGCGGCCGGCAGCGCCGGCGACGCGGCCAGCCTGTTCACCGTCTATGCGCCCGCCGAGCACTGGCAGGCGCTGGTACAGCGCTCTCTGCCGCTGCTGGTGGCGCTGTGGGCGCTATGCATCGCGGCCCTGGGCCTGCGCAGCGGCCTCGGCCTGTGGTGGCTGGGCCGCGCCATCCGCCTGGGTGGACGGCATCCCGTCTGGCAGGCGCGGCTGACGCAACTGGCCCGGGACTGCGGCCTGCACCGTCCGGTGCGCCTGCGCGTGGTGGACGGCTTGCCCAGCCCGGTCACGGCGGGCTGGTGGCGGCCGGTGGTGCTGCTGCCCGCGTCCCTGCTGTCGGGCCTGCCGCCCGAGCTGATGGAAGCCCTGCTGGCGCACGAGCTGGCGCATATCCGCCGCCACGATTACCTGATCAATCTCTTGCAGAACGCGGTCGAAACCCTGCTGTTCTACCACCCGGTGGTGTGGTGGTTGTCGCAGCGCATCCGCGCCGAACGCGAATTGATTGCCGATGATTTAGCAGCAAGCCAGCTGGGCGAACCGCGGCGTCTGGCCCTGGCCCTTTCCGAACTGGAAAAACTCCAGTTCTCCACTCAACGACTGGCTCTCGCAGCCAATGGAGGAGATTTAATGGCACGCATCAAACACCTGGTCCAACCCGAGCCCTACCGCGTCAACTGGAAAGCCGTCCTGCCGGCACTGGGCCTGGCGGCGGCCTGTCTGGGCGGCTTCGCCAACGCCACCACCGATCAACTGGTCAGCAAGCCCGATACCTCGGCCGTGGCCGATTTCACCAGCTGCAAAAAGCCCGTCTGGCCCCAGGCAGCGCTGGCCGAACAGCGCACCGGCACCGTGACGCTCGGCTTCGTGATCGGCGCCGACGGCAAGGTCAAGAGCAGCGAGGTTCGCAAGTCCAGCGGCCACGCCGATCTGGACCAGGCCGCGCGCGACGGCATTGCGCTGTGCGCGTTCAAGCCGGCCCGCCATCAAGGCAAGGCCGTGGCCTCGCGCACGAAGATGCAATACGTCTGGACGCTGGACTAA
- a CDS encoding SIMPL domain-containing protein, protein MPKRLRCALALMGLLGSLAVDASPLPAHPFVSTGGKAQQWLAPDLGEMQFETGAQHGDSAAAAAALDAKGDTLLALLARHGVAPADIECFALEKKTVALSQPSADGSTQAYVLTRHYRITVRDLRQWPELAQALVAQEVESFGVSFDRSDRDQVNAQLMAEAARDARGNGKQLAEAFGRKLGPAVAIARGPLDRIAAPFLSGGSDGSAKPASRPPAASNYAVPSSIPFAQAVNAIFRLQ, encoded by the coding sequence ATGCCGAAACGTTTGCGCTGCGCGCTGGCGCTCATGGGTCTGTTGGGCAGTCTGGCGGTGGACGCATCGCCCCTGCCCGCCCATCCCTTCGTCTCCACCGGCGGCAAGGCCCAGCAGTGGCTGGCGCCCGACCTCGGTGAAATGCAGTTCGAGACCGGCGCCCAGCACGGCGATTCGGCAGCGGCGGCCGCCGCCCTCGACGCCAAGGGCGACACCCTGCTCGCGCTGCTGGCGCGGCACGGCGTGGCACCCGCCGACATCGAGTGCTTCGCGCTGGAAAAGAAAACCGTGGCCCTGAGCCAGCCCAGCGCCGACGGCAGCACCCAGGCCTATGTGCTGACGCGCCACTACCGCATCACGGTGCGCGATCTGCGCCAGTGGCCCGAGCTGGCGCAAGCGCTGGTCGCGCAGGAGGTGGAGAGCTTCGGCGTGTCCTTCGACCGCAGCGACCGCGATCAGGTCAACGCCCAGCTGATGGCGGAAGCGGCGCGTGATGCGCGCGGCAACGGCAAGCAGCTGGCCGAAGCCTTCGGCCGCAAGCTCGGCCCGGCGGTGGCGATCGCGCGCGGCCCGCTCGACCGCATCGCCGCTCCCTTCCTCAGCGGCGGCAGCGATGGCAGCGCCAAGCCCGCGTCCCGCCCGCCAGCCGCTAGCAATTACGCCGTCCCCAGCTCCATCCCCTTCGCGCAGGCCGTCAACGCCATCTTTCGCCTGCAATAA
- the pnuC gene encoding nicotinamide riboside transporter PnuC — protein sequence MSSNLEIAANAVMAISIVLAGRNNVHSWWLGIAGCSMFALLFYEVRLYADVALQLFFIVTCAIGWLQWLRGNHGGALPITTVQPLRLLWMALAGIAATGLYGLMLHHYTDAYAPFIDSAVLVFSIIAQFLLMGRRLETWPVWVLVNTISVPLYWSRGLKLTALLYAAYWLNALISWRHWQRQRPIPLR from the coding sequence TTGAGTTCAAATCTGGAAATCGCCGCCAATGCGGTGATGGCAATCTCCATCGTCCTGGCCGGACGCAATAATGTGCATTCCTGGTGGCTCGGCATCGCCGGCTGCAGCATGTTCGCCCTGCTGTTCTACGAGGTGCGGCTATACGCCGACGTTGCCCTGCAACTGTTCTTCATCGTCACCTGCGCCATCGGCTGGCTGCAATGGCTGCGCGGCAATCATGGCGGCGCGTTGCCCATCACCACTGTGCAGCCGCTGCGCCTGCTCTGGATGGCCCTGGCCGGCATCGCCGCCACCGGCCTGTATGGCTTGATGCTGCACCACTACACCGACGCCTACGCGCCCTTCATCGACTCCGCCGTGCTGGTGTTCTCCATCATTGCCCAATTCCTGCTGATGGGGCGGCGCCTCGAAACCTGGCCGGTGTGGGTGCTCGTCAACACCATCTCCGTCCCCCTGTACTGGAGCCGCGGCCTAAAGCTGACAGCCCTGCTGTACGCCGCCTACTGGCTCAACGCCCTGATCTCCTGGCGCCACTGGCAGCGCCAACGCCCAATCCCTTTGCGCTAA
- a CDS encoding M48 family metallopeptidase: MVSHLKGTAVRISYSQFPDLKARVDVCCERLGVQQVPEAYLLQMGGIFNGFATRFLGNNIIVLYSEVVDALEDKPDAINFYIGHEIGHIKRQHMRWAALLLPASVLPLLGAAYARAREYSCDRHGFHACDDLKSAQIGLAALAAGARRWRNLSIGTYSAQAQQSAGFWMSFHELISDYPWLVKRMAVMRALAGDATGALPGRHPLAYLPALLLPRLALAGGASGVLAVLAVVAVLGAIGLPVYKDLNDRQRMAHAVNVGKEATAAVERYFYVNGRNPDSLAEAGYALDDPNHSVVDVKVDGASGTVHVFPADFSYRGKAIAFMPALDENRKLVWRCGSDGIPAKLLPAECRGSENN, translated from the coding sequence GTGGTTTCGCATTTAAAAGGCACGGCGGTGCGCATCAGTTACAGCCAATTCCCCGATCTCAAGGCACGCGTGGATGTCTGCTGCGAGCGGCTGGGCGTGCAGCAGGTGCCGGAAGCGTATTTGCTGCAAATGGGCGGCATATTCAACGGCTTTGCCACCCGCTTTCTCGGCAATAACATCATTGTGCTGTATTCGGAGGTGGTCGATGCGCTCGAAGATAAACCGGACGCCATCAATTTTTATATCGGCCATGAAATCGGCCATATAAAGCGCCAGCATATGCGCTGGGCCGCCTTGCTGTTGCCGGCCTCGGTATTGCCGCTGCTGGGCGCGGCCTATGCGCGCGCGCGCGAATACAGCTGCGACCGCCATGGTTTTCACGCCTGCGATGATTTGAAAAGCGCCCAGATCGGTCTGGCCGCGCTGGCGGCCGGCGCGCGCCGCTGGCGCAATCTGAGCATCGGCACCTACAGCGCCCAGGCTCAGCAAAGCGCCGGCTTCTGGATGTCCTTCCACGAACTGATCAGCGACTATCCCTGGCTGGTCAAGCGCATGGCCGTGATGCGCGCCCTGGCTGGTGACGCCACGGGCGCGCTGCCGGGCCGCCATCCGCTGGCCTATCTGCCGGCGCTGCTGCTGCCGCGGCTGGCGCTGGCCGGCGGTGCCAGCGGCGTGCTGGCCGTGCTGGCGGTAGTGGCGGTGCTCGGCGCCATCGGCCTTCCCGTCTACAAAGACCTCAACGACCGCCAGCGCATGGCGCACGCCGTCAACGTCGGCAAGGAGGCCACCGCCGCCGTCGAACGCTATTTCTACGTCAACGGCCGCAATCCCGACAGCCTGGCCGAAGCCGGTTACGCGCTCGACGACCCCAACCACTCCGTGGTGGACGTGAAGGTCGACGGCGCCAGCGGCACCGTGCACGTCTTCCCGGCCGACTTCAGCTATCGCGGCAAGGCTATTGCCTTCATGCCCGCGCTCGATGAAAATAGAAAACTGGTGTGGCGTTGCGGCAGCGACGGCATCCCCGCCAAACTGTTGCCGGCCGAGTGCCGCGGCAGCGAGAACAACTAA
- a CDS encoding tetratricopeptide repeat protein: MKYSDPSAIAALLQAAVAQHQRGALAQAAAGYAAVLQQAPDNFDALHLSGVLARQRGEPQRALELIGQALALDAAQAIAHCNLGAALQDLRRHDEALASYERALALRPGYAMALCNRGNALRHLGRIDSALDSYRAALEVEPNNTAALCGQGLALQLQERHAEALDSFGAVLGRRAADADALHGAAVSLHALGRYADAVDGYERALRQRPDWAEAWSNRGSALQRLHEHEAALASQQRALEIDPASARAQLGCANALRALGRHEEAVAAYRAAQALGADADTVAYLLAALGVQPAPSASPPAYVRALFDQYAPDFEQHLVGALQYRTPQLLTALLDQHWPAAPSGALDVLDLGCGSGLCAPLLQPWARRLTGLDLSPQMLERAAGLRLYDELVCAEMGAWLRQQHAAFDLIVAADVLVYAGALDSVLAAARQALRPGGWLAFSVEQSEAEQGGEHLLRASGRYAHSAAYLRRLAAEQGWRAPHLQAATLRLDQGQPVAGWLALFSA; the protein is encoded by the coding sequence ATGAAATATTCCGACCCTTCCGCCATCGCCGCGCTGCTGCAAGCGGCCGTGGCCCAGCACCAGCGCGGCGCGCTGGCGCAAGCAGCAGCCGGCTACGCAGCCGTGCTGCAACAAGCCCCCGACAACTTCGACGCCCTGCACCTGAGCGGGGTGCTGGCGCGCCAGCGCGGCGAGCCGCAGCGCGCGCTGGAATTGATCGGCCAGGCGCTGGCGCTGGATGCGGCGCAGGCCATCGCCCACTGCAATCTCGGCGCGGCCTTGCAAGACCTGCGCCGCCACGACGAGGCGCTGGCCAGTTATGAACGCGCGCTGGCGCTGCGGCCCGGCTATGCGATGGCCTTGTGCAACCGGGGCAATGCGCTGCGCCATTTGGGGCGCATCGATTCTGCCCTGGACAGCTATCGCGCCGCGCTGGAGGTCGAGCCCAACAATACCGCAGCCCTGTGCGGCCAGGGACTGGCGCTGCAGTTGCAGGAGCGGCACGCCGAGGCGCTCGACAGCTTCGGCGCCGTGCTGGGCCGCCGTGCCGCCGATGCCGATGCCCTGCATGGCGCCGCCGTCTCCCTGCACGCCCTGGGCCGCTATGCCGATGCGGTGGATGGCTACGAGCGCGCGCTGCGCCAGCGTCCCGACTGGGCCGAAGCCTGGAGCAACCGCGGCAGCGCGCTGCAGCGCCTGCATGAACACGAGGCGGCGCTCGCCAGCCAGCAGCGCGCCCTGGAAATCGATCCCGCTTCGGCGCGTGCCCAACTCGGCTGCGCCAATGCTTTGCGTGCCCTTGGCCGGCATGAGGAGGCGGTCGCCGCGTATCGCGCCGCGCAGGCCTTGGGTGCCGATGCCGACACGGTGGCCTACCTGCTGGCGGCGCTGGGCGTGCAGCCGGCGCCGTCCGCCTCGCCGCCGGCCTATGTGCGCGCGCTGTTCGACCAGTATGCGCCTGACTTCGAGCAGCACCTGGTCGGCGCGCTGCAGTACCGCACGCCGCAATTGCTGACGGCACTGCTGGACCAGCATTGGCCGGCCGCGCCATCGGGCGCGCTGGATGTCCTGGACCTGGGCTGCGGCAGCGGCCTGTGCGCGCCACTGCTGCAGCCGTGGGCGCGGCGGCTGACCGGCCTGGACCTGTCGCCGCAAATGCTGGAGCGGGCTGCCGGCCTGCGCCTGTATGACGAGCTGGTCTGCGCCGAGATGGGCGCCTGGCTGCGGCAACAGCATGCTGCCTTCGACCTGATCGTGGCCGCCGACGTCTTGGTGTATGCCGGCGCGCTGGATTCGGTGCTGGCGGCGGCGCGCCAGGCGCTGCGGCCGGGTGGCTGGCTGGCTTTCTCGGTGGAGCAGAGCGAGGCGGAGCAGGGCGGCGAGCACCTGCTGCGCGCCAGCGGCCGCTACGCCCACTCGGCCGCTTATCTGCGCCGCCTGGCCGCGGAACAGGGCTGGCGCGCGCCGCACCTGCAGGCCGCCACCTTGCGCCTGGACCAGGGCCAGCCGGTGGCCGGCTGGCTCGCCTTATTCTCCGCTTAA
- a CDS encoding ABC transporter substrate-binding protein: MAPEQWPPYIYRDARARLTGLDLELVTAIMHEAGCTLLIQQELPSARRQLMFQNGNLDLMLAANSTPERRAYARFSVPYRYEIVGLFTTPGKLKQYQQISSFDDVSDQQLTLLAPKVGWYGPDYARSMHGIEAGGRLSTFNSFQQGIRMFAAGRAELIMGDAAALRYEARQQGVPLTSLPYVPFKAPVHLMLNAVRTTQADLDQINAAIGRLEQRGVLDTIRARYISH, from the coding sequence ATGGCCCCCGAACAGTGGCCCCCTTATATCTACCGCGATGCGCGCGCCCGGCTCACCGGCCTCGACCTGGAGCTGGTGACGGCCATCATGCACGAGGCCGGCTGCACCTTGCTGATTCAGCAGGAATTGCCTTCCGCGCGGCGGCAATTGATGTTCCAGAACGGAAATCTCGACCTGATGCTGGCCGCCAATAGCACGCCCGAGCGGCGCGCCTATGCCCGCTTCAGCGTACCTTACCGCTATGAAATCGTGGGCCTGTTCACCACGCCCGGCAAGCTCAAGCAGTATCAGCAGATCAGCAGTTTCGACGATGTCAGCGACCAGCAGCTCACCCTGCTCGCACCCAAGGTAGGCTGGTATGGGCCGGACTATGCGCGTTCCATGCATGGCATCGAAGCGGGCGGCCGGCTCTCCACCTTCAACAGCTTTCAGCAAGGCATACGCATGTTCGCGGCCGGGCGTGCCGAGCTGATCATGGGCGATGCCGCCGCCCTGCGCTACGAGGCGCGCCAGCAGGGCGTGCCGCTCACCTCCCTGCCCTATGTGCCGTTCAAGGCGCCGGTGCATCTGATGCTGAACGCGGTCCGCACCACGCAGGCCGACCTGGACCAGATCAATGCCGCCATCGGCCGCCTGGAGCAGCGCGGCGTGCTGGACACCATTCGCGCCCGTTATATCAGCCACTGA
- a CDS encoding metallophosphoesterase: MVKQYRKWWWRSVLSLALLGVGGLFLSLSNARLQLSQEGVHEALYLPLAPGAYAKVRTYAGSGDAPIMPGYLDGPVVRRTAGDHWSASWFCEKRVEHREGSGQRLDIDCGGQSRRHLLGHMPTPSHSVATMPEQLVVLSDIEGNLTYLEGALARLQIIDGQGNWAYGRNHLVILGDSVDRGRDVSAVLWRLYGLTQQAHAAGGAVHTLLGNHEQYLLQGRMKSVHPALRYSARQLGGYRSVFAGDTVLGDWLRKLPVLVQIGPVLFAHGGISASVARQGKSVQELNTIMRAYWRGETAQRDELELVLGRQGLTQYRGYLEALAPDYGQAGADDIRLVLQTFGARHIVVGHTIVSKVQPLFDGRVYAVDVNSDTASGEVLLFERGVPRTVDIGVARNLPPEGAQAKRSRSLFLTRPEDVQAVWQTIASNYELAQLPYPY; the protein is encoded by the coding sequence ATGGTGAAGCAATACAGGAAATGGTGGTGGCGCAGCGTGCTCAGCCTTGCACTGCTGGGCGTCGGCGGCCTCTTTCTCAGCTTGTCGAATGCGCGCCTGCAACTGAGCCAGGAAGGTGTGCATGAAGCGCTCTACCTGCCGCTGGCCCCGGGCGCCTACGCCAAGGTGCGCACCTATGCCGGCAGCGGCGACGCGCCCATCATGCCGGGCTATCTGGATGGCCCGGTGGTGCGGCGCACGGCGGGCGATCACTGGAGCGCCAGCTGGTTCTGCGAAAAGCGCGTCGAACACCGCGAGGGCAGCGGCCAGCGCCTCGACATCGATTGCGGCGGCCAAAGCCGGCGCCATTTGCTGGGCCATATGCCCACGCCCAGCCACAGCGTGGCGACGATGCCGGAGCAGCTGGTTGTGCTCAGCGATATCGAAGGTAATCTGACCTATCTCGAAGGGGCGCTGGCGCGCCTGCAAATCATCGACGGCCAGGGCAACTGGGCCTATGGCCGCAATCACCTGGTGATCCTGGGCGACAGCGTGGACCGGGGCCGCGACGTCTCGGCCGTGCTGTGGCGCCTGTATGGCCTGACGCAGCAGGCCCACGCCGCCGGCGGCGCCGTGCATACCCTGCTCGGCAATCATGAACAGTATCTGCTGCAAGGGCGCATGAAATCGGTGCACCCGGCGCTGCGCTATTCGGCCCGGCAGCTGGGCGGCTACCGCAGCGTCTTCGCCGGCGACACTGTGCTGGGCGACTGGCTGCGCAAGCTGCCGGTGCTGGTGCAGATCGGTCCCGTGCTGTTCGCCCACGGCGGCATCAGCGCCAGCGTGGCGCGCCAGGGCAAATCGGTGCAGGAACTGAATACCATCATGCGCGCTTACTGGCGCGGCGAAACGGCACAGCGCGACGAGCTGGAACTGGTGCTGGGCCGCCAGGGACTGACCCAGTACCGCGGCTACCTGGAAGCGCTGGCGCCCGACTACGGCCAGGCTGGCGCGGACGATATCCGCCTGGTGCTGCAAACCTTCGGTGCCCGCCACATCGTGGTCGGCCACACCATTGTCTCCAAGGTGCAGCCGCTGTTCGACGGCCGCGTGTACGCTGTGGACGTCAACAGCGACACGGCCAGCGGCGAAGTGCTGCTGTTCGAACGCGGTGTGCCGCGCACGGTGGACATCGGCGTGGCGCGCAACCTGCCGCCCGAAGGCGCGCAGGCCAAGCGCAGCCGCTCGCTCTTCCTGACGCGGCCGGAAGACGTGCAGGCCGTGTGGCAAACCATCGCCAGCAATTACGAGCTGGCGCAGCTGCCCTACCCTTACTGA
- a CDS encoding SRPBCC family protein → MSTTIRLHRVLRTSPDHVYRAFLDADALCKWLPPHGFTAKLHQQEPKAGGSYRMSFTNFTTGHTHSFGGKYLELSPGELLRYTGVFDDPNLPGEMQTTVSLRKVFCGVELNVVQEGIPDVIPAEACYLGWQESLTLLAQLVEAQVTE, encoded by the coding sequence ATGAGCACCACGATTCGTCTGCACCGTGTCCTGCGCACCAGCCCCGATCACGTCTACCGCGCCTTCCTCGACGCCGATGCCCTGTGCAAATGGCTGCCGCCGCACGGCTTCACCGCCAAGCTGCACCAGCAGGAACCCAAGGCCGGCGGCAGCTACCGCATGTCCTTCACCAATTTCACCACCGGCCACACCCATTCCTTCGGCGGCAAGTATCTGGAGCTGTCGCCGGGCGAATTGCTGCGCTATACGGGCGTGTTCGACGATCCCAATCTGCCGGGCGAAATGCAGACCACAGTCAGCCTGCGCAAGGTCTTCTGCGGCGTGGAGTTGAACGTGGTGCAGGAAGGGATTCCCGATGTGATCCCGGCCGAAGCCTGCTATCTGGGGTGGCAGGAGTCGCTGACCCTGCTGGCTCAGCTGGTGGAAGCCCAGGTCACGGAATAG
- a CDS encoding nuclear transport factor 2 family protein, producing MAEQNKQLNQLTVADRFQIFEQLNLHQRYIDNDGSRESAEKYVSLYWPEATFKVNDIRTNLFEGPAGLKQLYDYAHSVFPLEKMRHALGTFVIEGSGNSASVEWNWIVTWKAEKQGFVSTGTYTDTFEKRDGVWKCLSRISDVDPNWPAALFQPWVDQQDKTYKAS from the coding sequence ATGGCGGAGCAAAACAAGCAGTTGAATCAGTTGACAGTGGCAGACCGTTTTCAGATTTTCGAGCAGCTCAATCTGCATCAGCGCTATATCGATAACGATGGCAGCCGGGAATCGGCGGAAAAATATGTGAGCCTGTACTGGCCGGAGGCGACCTTCAAGGTCAACGATATCCGTACCAATCTGTTCGAAGGTCCGGCGGGCCTCAAGCAGCTTTACGATTACGCCCACAGCGTTTTCCCGCTGGAGAAAATGCGCCACGCGCTCGGTACTTTCGTGATCGAAGGCAGCGGCAATTCCGCCAGCGTGGAGTGGAATTGGATCGTGACCTGGAAGGCCGAGAAACAAGGCTTCGTCTCGACCGGCACCTATACCGACACCTTCGAGAAGCGTGACGGCGTATGGAAGTGCCTGTCCCGCATCTCGGATGTGGACCCGAACTGGCCGGCCGCCCTGTTCCAGCCTTGGGTGGATCAGCAGGACAAGACTTACAAGGCTTCCTGA
- a CDS encoding CHAP domain-containing protein, whose protein sequence is MRKLAVSLVTILAVGAGLFIAANHVNLNPKHSVGEVLDSHRNVSVFYNGAIGHVSERNVAPDGYNLGLKYQCVEFVKRYYYERFQHRMPQDRGHAKDFYDRKLSNGTLNIERGLMQFANGAGEMPAEDDLLVFGPWLLNRFGHVAIVSQVGADYVEVIQQNPGPFGTSRERYKLVIEDGRPRIDAPRLLGWLRMPKPADPASWHKAE, encoded by the coding sequence ATGCGCAAGCTCGCAGTATCTCTTGTGACGATATTGGCCGTGGGAGCGGGCCTGTTCATCGCCGCTAACCATGTAAACCTCAATCCCAAGCATTCGGTGGGCGAGGTTCTCGACTCCCACCGCAATGTGTCCGTCTTCTATAACGGCGCAATTGGCCACGTCTCGGAGAGGAATGTCGCGCCCGACGGCTATAACCTCGGCCTCAAATATCAGTGCGTCGAGTTTGTGAAACGCTACTACTACGAGCGCTTCCAGCATAGGATGCCGCAGGACCGCGGCCATGCAAAGGACTTCTACGACCGCAAATTATCCAACGGCACATTGAATATCGAACGTGGACTTATGCAGTTTGCCAACGGGGCAGGAGAAATGCCAGCCGAGGATGACCTGCTGGTCTTCGGCCCCTGGCTCCTGAATCGCTTTGGCCACGTTGCTATCGTCAGCCAGGTCGGTGCCGACTACGTGGAAGTGATTCAGCAGAACCCCGGCCCCTTTGGCACCAGCCGCGAGCGATACAAACTGGTGATCGAGGATGGCCGGCCGCGCATCGATGCGCCCCGGCTGTTGGGTTGGTTAAGAATGCCAAAACCGGCAGATCCAGCCAGCTGGCACAAAGCTGAATAA
- a CDS encoding metallophosphoesterase, whose amino-acid sequence MRLLILSDLHREFWTRHQLVFDTASNAPDAVILAGDIDISGVRAVQWAADAFRSIPVIYVHGNHEGYGHNLDNEIEKIRAASAATENVKFLNCEEHRIGNVRFLGATFWTDFKLFGEDRRYFAMTQAQSVMTDYRRIRLANKGYRKLRASDTAQFHEIHKAWLSAKLAESHAGPNIVVTHMAPSMRSVPEQYAHDLVSSAYASNADELVAKADLWVHGHMHSSMDYRIGACRVVCNPFGYINKIGEPENTEFDASFTVEIL is encoded by the coding sequence ATGCGACTTCTCATTCTCTCCGATCTGCACCGCGAATTCTGGACCCGGCATCAGCTCGTCTTCGACACCGCAAGCAATGCGCCGGACGCCGTTATCCTGGCGGGCGATATCGATATCAGCGGGGTGCGCGCGGTGCAGTGGGCGGCGGATGCCTTCCGCAGCATTCCCGTTATCTACGTGCATGGCAATCACGAAGGTTACGGCCACAATCTGGACAACGAGATAGAGAAGATCCGTGCAGCGAGCGCGGCCACGGAGAATGTCAAGTTTCTCAATTGCGAAGAGCACCGGATCGGCAACGTGCGCTTTCTGGGCGCCACCTTCTGGACCGACTTCAAGCTGTTTGGCGAAGACCGGCGCTACTTCGCCATGACCCAGGCGCAATCCGTCATGACCGACTACCGCCGCATCCGCCTTGCCAATAAGGGCTACAGAAAGCTGCGCGCCTCGGACACCGCCCAGTTCCATGAAATCCATAAGGCGTGGCTGAGCGCGAAGCTGGCGGAATCACATGCCGGCCCGAACATCGTCGTGACGCATATGGCGCCTTCGATGCGATCCGTACCGGAGCAATACGCGCATGATCTGGTTTCGTCAGCCTATGCCTCCAATGCCGACGAGCTAGTCGCCAAGGCCGACCTCTGGGTGCATGGGCATATGCACAGTTCCATGGACTACCGGATCGGCGCATGCCGGGTGGTTTGCAACCCCTTCGGCTACATCAACAAGATTGGCGAGCCTGAGAATACGGAGTTCGACGCAAGTTTCACCGTCGAAATTCTCTAA
- a CDS encoding enoyl-CoA hydratase: MDILSSKAGGILTLEFNRLERKNAITSAMYQTLADTINAAESDAEVRAILIAGKPEIFTAGNDLDDFLKTAQPKDGEAFTDRPVFQFMRALSGSSKPIVAAVSGAAIGIGTTLLLHCDLVYAADSAKFSVPFSQLGLCPEFGSSMLLPLAAGHARAAEKLMLGEAFGAQEAYEMGILSKVLPAAEVLAYAQAQAAKLVALPAASIRTTKRLMRPVRGVNLAAHIDAESKLFGEMLLAPEAKEAFTAFFEKRKPDFSKFA; encoded by the coding sequence ATGGATATTTTGAGCAGCAAGGCCGGCGGCATCCTGACCCTGGAATTCAACCGCCTGGAACGCAAGAACGCGATCACCTCCGCCATGTACCAGACCCTGGCCGACACCATCAACGCGGCCGAAAGCGACGCCGAAGTGCGCGCCATTCTGATCGCCGGCAAGCCCGAGATTTTCACCGCCGGCAATGACCTCGACGACTTCCTGAAAACTGCGCAACCGAAAGACGGCGAAGCCTTCACCGACCGCCCCGTGTTCCAGTTCATGCGCGCCCTGAGCGGCAGCAGCAAGCCTATCGTGGCCGCCGTCAGCGGCGCCGCCATCGGCATCGGCACCACGCTGCTGCTGCACTGCGACCTGGTGTACGCCGCCGACAGCGCCAAATTCTCCGTACCCTTCAGCCAATTGGGCCTGTGCCCCGAATTCGGCTCCAGCATGCTGCTGCCGCTGGCCGCCGGCCACGCCCGCGCCGCCGAAAAGCTGATGCTGGGCGAAGCCTTCGGCGCGCAGGAAGCGTATGAGATGGGCATCCTGTCGAAAGTACTGCCGGCCGCCGAAGTGCTGGCTTACGCCCAGGCCCAAGCCGCCAAGCTGGTGGCCCTGCCTGCCGCCTCCATCCGCACCACCAAGCGCCTGATGCGTCCCGTGCGTGGCGTCAACCTGGCCGCCCATATCGATGCCGAGAGCAAGCTGTTCGGCGAAATGCTGCTGGCGCCCGAAGCGAAGGAAGCCTTCACCGCCTTCTTCGAGAAGCGCAAGCCGGATTTCAGCAAGTTTGCTTAA